The proteins below come from a single Chloroflexota bacterium genomic window:
- a CDS encoding AAA family ATPase, producing MRRIHWGWVIIALILAMLAYIASRAIFQWDNSLAALFTLAVVVAVGVVNFIANFRQAFENAEPDERSPLHPQPPDPNVTIATPVDREPASQLPELFSAITFSVLGLVAESLDIGDISGDAASLAYQSVLARTYCAFARNYPRLTAKWFDPSFIVDRATPELAKLLTRVSRPDPIWLAELSIDPSRTSAYVDAPLPESLDDLHLRASVDFLRWLDAELRTHPVFQSLFHSPENSPKNGRNIDELVAEFAGVAEIAHGYENALSQKQGFFVGSYTALKLYWRQPDSVLQRVQTRSFMGRDWLKEQVDSFVNGSRRQSGALVITGDAGTGKTAFAAHLVETRGYPCLFADQVGGELRVREAIHSLSVQLIVRYRLELYTDPEALPNDPMQYADFLENLLRHAAARLTRDEKIVIVCDGLDEAGTAPDGNVFGLPRQLPDGVYFILTRRPAPAIKLNMEPPPVLMELRALGEENLADVRAYLANQVRTLQGIADQLVVQGYSENEFVEILTEKSGGLWIYLKYVLVEIVSRQRYPLMLEKLPFGLTEYYAQYWADWRWGLNGRGEGRIKWKAVYAPLLCMLAVAQEPMPAKRLAEWNSLEVDECKYLLSESWRPFLREQEGPDNTYVYALYHASMRDFVLGKADRSRLQKEHDWIVRDLVEGTAQAHERIVEWYRAQCDGNWPSLVGDDYARQYLSLHLVGAGNTDDLFRLVALDSGWAKARYRIEGSYAGFLNDLTYVWQWAEEDNRFDRQIRCALIESSLRSLAETIPYWWLDDLVKHKAWSSARALGHVSLLADLTHKRDALSGLIPVLPVEHLDEAWTLFESLKLTDLLHIRFALENLIDRAPEELQKRILTWLRNQPDYNYDALGLLRRLAGKATSSLEPAFLATINELEAKKKIVDGMVIELAKHASELTQRRIIALVCEWCDTRDSVGPAHLLGKLVEHLSNGLKVEALRAAQRLRYVFDQAVSISLMAPHLPAQLQELALEEALDAAQQMQPGRYRAEVFGRLAKLWSDQQRDRLLFIALTDAWAESRLEIRIDLLRKLAKEVPGLLLEALESARKLPDPEARLQELRNLSKELSP from the coding sequence ATGCGTCGCATTCATTGGGGTTGGGTTATCATTGCATTGATCTTGGCTATGCTGGCTTACATTGCCAGTCGAGCCATATTTCAATGGGACAACTCCTTGGCAGCATTGTTTACCCTGGCCGTGGTGGTGGCCGTCGGGGTTGTCAACTTCATCGCGAATTTTCGACAGGCTTTCGAGAATGCCGAACCAGATGAGAGGTCTCCCCTTCACCCACAACCGCCAGACCCCAATGTCACTATCGCGACACCAGTCGATCGCGAGCCAGCATCACAACTTCCCGAGTTGTTCTCCGCCATCACCTTCTCTGTCTTAGGGCTGGTTGCCGAAAGCTTGGACATAGGTGACATTTCGGGCGATGCAGCTTCCCTTGCATACCAATCAGTATTAGCGCGCACCTACTGCGCTTTTGCGCGGAATTACCCCAGGCTCACTGCCAAGTGGTTCGATCCATCTTTCATCGTAGACCGTGCTACGCCTGAACTTGCGAAATTATTGACTCGGGTTTCACGACCTGATCCGATCTGGCTGGCAGAGCTATCCATTGATCCGAGCAGGACTTCAGCATACGTAGACGCGCCGTTACCGGAATCTCTCGACGATCTCCATCTTCGAGCATCAGTTGATTTTCTCCGCTGGCTGGACGCTGAGCTTAGAACTCACCCGGTTTTCCAATCGTTGTTCCATTCCCCGGAAAACTCGCCAAAGAATGGCCGCAATATCGATGAACTGGTTGCGGAGTTTGCCGGAGTAGCAGAAATTGCGCACGGGTATGAGAATGCACTGAGTCAGAAACAAGGCTTCTTTGTCGGGTCCTATACTGCGTTGAAGCTATACTGGCGACAACCCGACTCGGTCTTACAGCGTGTGCAGACCCGAAGCTTCATGGGACGCGACTGGCTGAAGGAGCAGGTTGACTCATTTGTGAACGGCTCACGACGTCAATCGGGAGCGCTTGTGATTACAGGCGATGCAGGCACTGGAAAAACCGCATTCGCAGCCCATCTCGTGGAAACACGTGGCTACCCCTGTCTCTTTGCTGATCAAGTTGGCGGCGAACTTCGGGTACGCGAGGCCATCCATTCATTATCTGTTCAGCTTATTGTACGTTATCGCCTTGAGCTATATACCGACCCCGAAGCGCTTCCAAATGACCCCATGCAATATGCCGATTTTCTTGAGAATCTTCTTCGGCATGCTGCCGCGCGTCTTACACGCGACGAGAAGATAGTCATTGTATGTGACGGCCTAGATGAAGCCGGAACCGCTCCGGACGGCAACGTGTTCGGCCTGCCTCGCCAACTGCCGGATGGCGTCTACTTCATTCTGACCCGCCGACCGGCGCCAGCGATCAAGCTGAATATGGAACCTCCGCCGGTACTGATGGAACTTCGAGCTTTGGGCGAAGAGAATCTGGCAGATGTGCGCGCCTATCTGGCAAACCAAGTGCGCACGTTACAGGGGATCGCTGACCAACTCGTAGTCCAAGGTTACAGTGAAAATGAGTTTGTCGAAATCCTTACCGAGAAGAGTGGCGGACTGTGGATCTATTTGAAATACGTGCTGGTCGAGATTGTGTCCAGACAGCGCTACCCTCTGATGCTTGAGAAACTTCCTTTTGGTTTGACTGAATATTACGCCCAATATTGGGCAGACTGGCGATGGGGACTCAATGGGCGCGGCGAGGGACGAATCAAGTGGAAGGCCGTCTACGCGCCACTGCTGTGCATGTTGGCAGTAGCCCAGGAGCCGATGCCAGCCAAGCGTCTGGCTGAGTGGAACAGCCTAGAAGTTGATGAGTGTAAGTACTTGCTGTCAGAGAGCTGGCGACCGTTCCTGCGCGAGCAAGAAGGGCCCGATAACACCTATGTTTATGCACTCTACCACGCCAGCATGAGAGACTTCGTCCTCGGAAAGGCAGACCGATCCCGACTACAGAAAGAACATGATTGGATCGTTCGGGATCTTGTCGAGGGCACAGCACAGGCGCACGAGCGGATTGTTGAATGGTATCGGGCACAGTGCGATGGCAACTGGCCGAGCTTGGTTGGCGATGACTATGCGCGCCAGTATTTGTCACTGCATCTTGTGGGTGCTGGCAACACCGACGACCTTTTCCGGTTGGTTGCGCTGGACTCGGGCTGGGCGAAGGCCCGATATAGAATTGAAGGCAGTTACGCCGGCTTCCTTAACGACCTGACATATGTCTGGCAATGGGCCGAGGAGGATAACCGCTTTGACCGCCAAATCCGGTGCGCTCTGATTGAAAGTAGCCTTCGCTCACTGGCAGAGACAATCCCATATTGGTGGTTGGACGATCTCGTCAAGCACAAAGCCTGGAGCTCAGCCCGGGCTCTAGGGCATGTGTCGCTTTTGGCTGACCTCACGCACAAACGCGATGCGCTAAGTGGTCTGATCCCTGTTCTACCGGTGGAACATTTGGACGAAGCCTGGACCTTGTTCGAAAGCTTGAAATTGACTGATCTCTTGCATATAAGGTTTGCCTTAGAAAATCTCATTGATCGCGCGCCTGAGGAGTTGCAGAAGCGCATCTTAACCTGGTTACGTAACCAGCCGGACTACAACTACGATGCGTTGGGGCTACTGCGAAGGCTGGCTGGGAAAGCAACCTCCAGCCTTGAGCCAGCGTTTCTGGCAACAATCAATGAATTGGAGGCCAAGAAGAAAATAGTAGACGGCATGGTGATCGAGCTAGCCAAGCATGCCTCAGAGCTCACTCAACGCCGTATTATCGCGCTAGTGTGTGAGTGGTGCGATACTCGCGATAGTGTCGGGCCGGCACATCTCTTGGGTAAACTGGTGGAGCATCTCTCTAATGGGTTGAAAGTCGAGGCGCTGCGAGCGGCACAGCGCTTGCGTTACGTGTTCGACCAGGCAGTTTCTATAAGCCTAATGGCCCCTCACCTCCCGGCACAGTTGCAGGAGCTGGCCTTAGAAGAAGCGCTCGACGCGGCCCAGCAGATGCAACCTGGACGCTACCGGGCTGAGGTATTTGGGCGACTCGCAAAGTTGTGGTCCGATCAGCAACGCGATAGGTTGCTATTCATAGCGCTCACCGACGCGTGGGCTGAG